In Mustela nigripes isolate SB6536 chromosome 2, MUSNIG.SB6536, whole genome shotgun sequence, a single window of DNA contains:
- the TMIGD2 gene encoding transmembrane and immunoglobulin domain-containing protein 2 isoform X2, whose product MGWGRTPARRGVPGGPGMESLGTALVLLVQFWGATGLRVQQEPEWLRATPGSRVTLACQVLQSQVWERLRVVWVKDSVPLCEPHITNGSLSLEACGPRGQLSWTPPGNLTLRLDHVSPKDSGDYVCSVAVEIPSLNQKQGNGTLLLVEKGLPVAPLVAGGVAVAAIALSAWVWGRCRSRREDSAS is encoded by the exons atggggtggggtaGGACGCCAgccaggagaggggtgcctggtgggccAGGAATGGAGTCCCTGGGCACAGCGCTGGTCCTCCTGGTGCAGTTCTGGG GAGCCACAGGCCTGAGAGTGCAGCAGGAGCCCGAGTGGCTGCGGGCGACTCCGGGCAGCCGGGTGACCTTGGCCTGCCAAGTGCTCCAGTCCCAAGTCTGGGAGCGGCTCCGTGTTGTGTGGGTCAAGGACAGCGTGCCCCTGTGTGAGCCGCACATCACCAACGGCAGCCTCAGCCTGGAGGCCTGTGGGCCCCGGGGACAACTTTCCTGGACGCCACCTGGCAATCTCACCCTGCGGCTGGACCACGTGAGCCCCAAGGACAGCGGGGACTACGTGTGCTCGGTGGCCGTGGAGATTCCCAGCCTGAACCAGAAGCAGGGCAACGGCACGCTGCTCCTGGTGGAGAAAG gactcCCGGTGGCGCCGCTGGTGGCAGGGGGCGTGGCCGTGGCCGCCATCGCGCTGAGCGCCTGGGTGTGGGGCCGCTGTCGCAGCCGGCGCGAGGACTCAG CCTCCTAG
- the TMIGD2 gene encoding transmembrane and immunoglobulin domain-containing protein 2 isoform X1: MGWGRTPARRGVPGGPGMESLGTALVLLVQFWGATGLRVQQEPEWLRATPGSRVTLACQVLQSQVWERLRVVWVKDSVPLCEPHITNGSLSLEACGPRGQLSWTPPGNLTLRLDHVSPKDSGDYVCSVAVEIPSLNQKQGNGTLLLVEKDGGSPYQTSTDAGLPVAPLVAGGVAVAAIALSAWVWGRCRSRREDSAS, encoded by the exons atggggtggggtaGGACGCCAgccaggagaggggtgcctggtgggccAGGAATGGAGTCCCTGGGCACAGCGCTGGTCCTCCTGGTGCAGTTCTGGG GAGCCACAGGCCTGAGAGTGCAGCAGGAGCCCGAGTGGCTGCGGGCGACTCCGGGCAGCCGGGTGACCTTGGCCTGCCAAGTGCTCCAGTCCCAAGTCTGGGAGCGGCTCCGTGTTGTGTGGGTCAAGGACAGCGTGCCCCTGTGTGAGCCGCACATCACCAACGGCAGCCTCAGCCTGGAGGCCTGTGGGCCCCGGGGACAACTTTCCTGGACGCCACCTGGCAATCTCACCCTGCGGCTGGACCACGTGAGCCCCAAGGACAGCGGGGACTACGTGTGCTCGGTGGCCGTGGAGATTCCCAGCCTGAACCAGAAGCAGGGCAACGGCACGCTGCTCCTGGTGGAGAAAG ATGGCGGGTCCCCGTACCAGACCTCCACCGACGCAG gactcCCGGTGGCGCCGCTGGTGGCAGGGGGCGTGGCCGTGGCCGCCATCGCGCTGAGCGCCTGGGTGTGGGGCCGCTGTCGCAGCCGGCGCGAGGACTCAG CCTCCTAG
- the TMIGD2 gene encoding transmembrane and immunoglobulin domain-containing protein 2 isoform X3 — MGWGRTPARRGVPGGPGMESLGTALVLLVQFWGATGLRVQQEPEWLRATPGSRVTLACQVLQSQVWERLRVVWVKDSVPLCEPHITNGSLSLEACGPRGQLSWTPPGNLTLRLDHVSPKDSGDYVCSVAVEIPSLNQKQGNGTLLLVEKDGGSPYQTSTDAAS, encoded by the exons atggggtggggtaGGACGCCAgccaggagaggggtgcctggtgggccAGGAATGGAGTCCCTGGGCACAGCGCTGGTCCTCCTGGTGCAGTTCTGGG GAGCCACAGGCCTGAGAGTGCAGCAGGAGCCCGAGTGGCTGCGGGCGACTCCGGGCAGCCGGGTGACCTTGGCCTGCCAAGTGCTCCAGTCCCAAGTCTGGGAGCGGCTCCGTGTTGTGTGGGTCAAGGACAGCGTGCCCCTGTGTGAGCCGCACATCACCAACGGCAGCCTCAGCCTGGAGGCCTGTGGGCCCCGGGGACAACTTTCCTGGACGCCACCTGGCAATCTCACCCTGCGGCTGGACCACGTGAGCCCCAAGGACAGCGGGGACTACGTGTGCTCGGTGGCCGTGGAGATTCCCAGCCTGAACCAGAAGCAGGGCAACGGCACGCTGCTCCTGGTGGAGAAAG ATGGCGGGTCCCCGTACCAGACCTCCACCGACGCAG CCTCCTAG
- the FSD1 gene encoding fibronectin type III and SPRY domain-containing protein 1 — protein MEDQREALRKIITTLAVKNEEIQSFIYSLKQMLLNVEANSTKVQEDLEAEFQSLFSLLEELKEGMLMKIKQDRASRTYELQNQLAACTRALESSEELLETANQTLQATDGNDFPQAAKQIKDGVTMAPAFRLSLKAKVSDNMSHLMVDFAQERRMLQALKFLPVPSAPVIDLAESLVADNCVTLVWRMPDEDSKIDHYVLEYRRTNFEGPPRLKEEQPWMVIEGIRQTEYTLTGLKFDMKYMNFRVKACNKAVAGEFSEPVTLETPAFMFRLDASTSHQNLRVEDLSVEWDAMGGKVQDIKAREKDGKGRTASPVNSPARGVPSPKRMPSGRGGRDRFTAESYTVLGDTLIDGGEHYWEVRYEPDSKAFGVGVAYRSLGRFEQLGKTAASWCLHVNNWLQVSFTAKHANKAKVLEPPVPDCLGVHCDFHQGLLSFYNARTKQLLHTFKAKFTQPLLPAFTVWCGSFQVTTGLQVPSSVRCLQKRGSATSSSNTSLT, from the exons ATGGAGGACCAGAGG GAGGCCCTGCGGAAGATCATTACTACCCTGGCTGTGAAGAATGAAGAGATTCAGAGCTTCATCTACTCCCTCAAGCAGATGCTGCTGAACGTGGAG GCAAACTCCACCAAGGTGCAGGAGGACCTGGAGGCCGAGTTCCAGtccctcttttccctcctggAGGAGCTGAAGGAGGGCATGCTCATGAAGATAAAGCAGGACCGCGCCAGCCGCACCTATGAACTGCAG AACCAGCTGGCCGCCTGCACTCGGGCCCTGGAGAGCTCAGAGGAGCTTCTGGAGACTGCCAACCAGACCCTGCAGGCCACGGACGGCAACGACTTCCCTCAG GCTGCCAAGCAAATCAAAGATGG GGTGACAATGGCCCCTGCCTTCCGGCTGTCATTGAAGGCCAAGGTCAGCGACAACATGAGTCACCTCATGGTGGACTTCGCGCAGGAGCGGAGGATGCTGCAGGCACTCAAGTTCCTGCCTG TGCCCAGCGCTCCTGTGATTGACCTGGCCGAGTCCCTGGTGGCAGACAACTGTGTGACATTGGTGTGGCGCATGCCGGACGAGGACAGCAAGATTGACCACTACGTGCTGGAATACCGGCGGACCAACTTCGAGGGCCCGCCCCGCCTCAAGGAGGAGCAGCCCTGGATGGTCATCGAGGGCATCCGGCAGACGGAGTACACCCTGACCG GTCTCAAGTTTGACATGAAATACATGAATTTTCGTGTGAAGGCCTGTAATAAGGCCGTGGCAGGCGAGTTCTCCGAGCCAGTGACCCTGGAGACACCAG CGTTCATGTTCCGCCTGGATGCGTCCACATCTCACCAGAACCTGCGCGTGGAGGACCTCTCCGTGGAGTGGGACGCCATGGGCGGGAAGGTCCAGGACATCAAGGCTCGCGAGAAAGATGGCAAGGGGCGGACGGCATCTCCCGTCAACTCCCCAGCCAG AGGTGTGCCATCCCCCAAGAGGATGCCTTCGGGTCGTGGGGGTCGGGACCGCTTCACTGCCGAGTCCTACACGGTGCTGG GGGACACGCTGATCGACGGTGGGGAGCATTACTGGGAGGTGCGCTATGAGCCGGACAGCAAGGCGTTTGGCGTGGGGGTGGCGTACCGCAGCCTGGGCCGCTTCGAGCAGCTGGGCAAGACGGCCGCGTCCTGGTGCCTCCACGTCAACAACTGGCTGCAGGTCAGCTTCACCGCCAAGCACGCCAACAAGGCCAAGGTGCTGGAGCCCCCCGTGCCCGACTGCCTGGGTGTGCACTGCGACTTCCACCAAG gccTCCTGTCCTTCTACAACGCCCGAACCAAACAGCTGCTGCACACCTTCAAGGCCAAGTTCACGCAGCCCCTGCTGCCCGCTTTCACA GTGTGGTGCGGCAGCTTCCAGGTGACCACAGGCCTACAGGTCCCCAGCTCTGTGCGCTGTTTGCAGAAGCGGGGCAGTGCCACCAGCAGCTCCAACACCAGCCTCACCTAG
- the STAP2 gene encoding signal-transducing adaptor protein 2, giving the protein MASALSPPRIPKHKGALPSHYYESFLQKKGPHDQDYKKFWAGLQGCTLYFYNSNRDSQHVEKLVLGAFVKLTDEVPWESSGDPGIYFSLVLRNQEIKFKAESLESREMWKGFILTVVELRVPSNLTLLPGHLYMMAEALAKEEARRALELPPCFLKVSRLDAQLLLERYPDCGNLLLRPSGDGGDDVSVTTRQTFNGTSVVRHYKVKREGPKYVIDVEEPFSCASLDSVVNYFVSHTNNALVPFLLDEDYEKVLGHVEADKENGERVWVASSTPAAPSPGPTLASGGPKKLPPLPITPVASQDRSPPLLNEDEDENYVIPIGDDPAANYMNGDVPPPSRQVPKPRKLAKVQTKPLKPPVVPKPEPKVLNSGLAKKLAVGSMQTLFPTTAPKLADLTAELEEKLQRRRALEH; this is encoded by the exons ATGGCCTCAGCCCTAAGCCCACCCCGGATCCCCAAACACAAGGGTGCTCTACCCTCACACTACTATGAGAGCTTTCTGCAGAAGAAGGGACCCCACGACCAG GATTACAAGAAGTTTTGGGCAGGCCTCCAGGGTTGCACTCTCTATTTCTATAACAGCAATCGGGACTCCCAG CATGTGGAGAAGTTAGTCCTAGGAGCATTTGTGAAGCTCACGGATGAGGTGCCCTGGGAAAGTTCAGGAGACCCTGGTATCTATTTCAGCCTGGTCCTCCGGAACCAAGAGATCAAGTTCAAG gcagagagcctggagTCTCGGGAGATGTGGAAAGGCTTCATCCTGACGGTGGTCGAG CTGCGTGTCCCGTCCAACCTGACCCTGCTGCCCGGACACCTGTACATGATGGCCGAGGCCCTGGCCAAAGAGGAGGCGCGCCGCGCGCTCGAGCTGCCCCC CTGCTTCCTGAAGGTGAGCCGGCTGGACGCGCAGCTGCTCCTGGAGCGCTACCCCGACTGCGGAAACCTGCTGCTGCGACCCAGCGGGGACGGCGGGGACGACGTGTCGGTCACCACGCGCCAGACGTTCAACGG GACGTCGGTGGTCCGGCACTACAAGGTGAAGCGTGAGGGCCCCAAATATGTGATCGACGTGGAGGAGCCG TTCTCCTGTGCCTCACTCGACTCAGTGGTCAACTATTTCGTGTCACACACCAATAACGCGCTGGTGCCCTTCCTGCTGGACGAAGACTACGAGAAGGTTCTAG GCCACGTGGAGGCGGATAAAGAGAACGGCGAGAGAGTATGGGTGGCAAGCTCGACCCCCGCGGCCCCCAGCCCAG GGCCCACACTGGCCTCGGGTGGCCCCAAGAAGCTGCCTCCCCTGCCCATCACGCCTGTGGCAAGCCAGGACAGGTCACCCCCACTCCTGAACGAGGACGAGGACGAGAACTATGTGATCCCCATCGGAGATGACCCAGCTGCCAACTACATGAATGGGGATG TGCCTCCCCCCAGTCGACAGGTCCCGAAGCCCAGGAAGTTGGCAAAGGTTCAGACCAAGCCTCTAAAGCCACCTGTTGTCCCCAAGCCAG AGCCCAAAGTCCTCAACAGTGGCCTGGCCAAGAAGCTAGCGGTGGGCTCAATGCAGACTCTCTTCCCCACAACAG ccccaaaGCTGGCAGATTTGACAGCAGAGCTGGAAGAGAAACTGCAGAGGAGACGCGCGCTGGAGCACTGA